One stretch of Anas acuta chromosome W, bAnaAcu1.1, whole genome shotgun sequence DNA includes these proteins:
- the LOC137847375 gene encoding olfactory receptor 14A16-like, whose product MSNSSSITEFLLLAFADTRELQLLHFVLFLGIYLAALLGNGLILTAVACDHRLHTPMYFFLLNLSVIDLGCISTTVPKAMANSLWDTRTISYAGCVAQEFLFVFLMSSDCSLLTIMAYDRYVAICKPLHYGTLLDRRACAQMAAAAWGSGFLNAVLYTANTFSLPLCGENAVDQFFCEIPQILKLSCSQSFLSEVWVLMGNIFIDFGCFVFIVLSYVQIVRVVLRMPSEQGRHKAFSMCLPHLAVVSLFLSTAMFTYLKPLSISSPSLDLVVAVLYSVVPPAVNPFIYSMRNQELKVALNKANEMSAVSMETALYTQRHQMSNSSSITEFLLLPFADTRELQLLHFALFLGIYLAALLGNGLILTAVACDHRLHTPMYFFLLNLALLDLGCISTTVPKAMANSLWDTRAISYAGCAAQVFLYPFLISAEYSLLTIMAYDRYIAICKPLHYRTLLDRRACAQMAAAAWGSGVLTGVLHSANTFSLPLCQGNAVDQFFCEIPQILKISCSHSYFRKVWVLLK is encoded by the exons atgtccaacagcagctccatcaccgagttcctcctcctggcatttgcagacacacgggagctgcagctcctgcacttcgtgctcttcctgggcatctacctggctgccctcctgggcaacggcctcatcctcaccgccgTAGCCTgtgaccaccgcctccacactcccatgtacttcttcctcctcaacctctcCGTGattgacctgggctgcatctccaccactgtccccaaagccatggccaattccctctgggacaccaggaccATTTCCTATGCAGGATGTGTTGCACAGgaatttctgtttgtctttttgaTGTCATCGGACTGTTCCCTTCTtaccatcatggcctatgaccgctacgttgccatctgcaagcccctgcactacgggaccCTCCTGGACAGgagagcttgtgcccagatggcagcagctgcctggggcagtggctttctcaatgctgtaCTGTacactgccaatacattttcactgCCCCTCTGCGGAGaaaatgctgtggaccagttcttctgtgaaatcccccagatcctcaagctctcctgctcac AGTCCTTCCTCAGTGAAGTTTGGGTTCTTATGGGTAATATTTTCATCGATTTTGGGTGTTTTGTATTCATTGTGCTCTCCTATGTTCAGATCGTCAGGGtcgtgctgaggatgccctctgagcagggacggcacaaagccttctccatgtgcctccctcacctggctgtggtctccctgtttctcagcactgccatgtttacctacctgaagcccctctccatctcctccccatctctggacctggtggtggcagttctgtactcagtggttcccccagcagtgaaccccttcatctacagcatgagaaacCAGGAGCTGAAAGTTGCACTGAACAAA GCAAATGAGATGTCTGCAGTCTCCATGGAG actGCCCTCTATACCCAGAGGCAtcaaatgtccaacagcagctccatcaccgagttcctcctcctgccattcgcagacacacgggagctgcagctcctgcacttcgcgctcttcctgggcatctacctggctgccctcctgggcaacggcctcatcctcaccgctGTAGCCTGCGACCATCGCCTCCACActcccatgtacttcttcctcctcaacctcgccctcctcgacctgggctgcatctccaccactgtccccaaagccatggccaattctctgtgggacaccagggccatttcctatgcaggatgtgctgcacaggtctttcttTATCCCTTCCTGATATCAGCAGAATATtctcttctcaccatcatggcctacgaccgctacattgccatctgcaagcccctgcactacagGACCCTCCTGGACAGgagagcttgtgcccagatggcagcagctgcctggggcagtggggttctCACTGGTGTGCTGCACTcggccaatacattttccctgcccctctgccaaggcaatgctgtggaccagttcttctgtgaaatcccccagatcctcaaaaTCTCTTGCTCACACTCCTACTTCAGGAAAGTTTGGGTTCTTCTG aAATGA
- the LOC137847297 gene encoding olfactory receptor 14C36-like, with protein sequence MSNSSSITEFLLLAFADTRELQLLHFALFLGIYLAALLGNGLILTAVACDHRLHTPMYFFLLNLALLDMGCISTTVPKAMANSLWDTRDISYTGCAVQVFFFFFLFSAEYSLLTVMSYDRYVAICKPLHYGTLLGSRACAQMAAAAWGSGVLCALLHTANTFSLPLCQGNAVDQFFCEITQILKLSCSHSYFRELWVLMGGICFASGCFVFILFSYVQIFRAVLRIPSEQGQHKAFSTCLSHLFVVSLFLSTGMFAYLKPPSLSSPTLDLLVAVLYSVVPPTFNPLIYSMRNKELKGAIRKGISWIFLNGDKLPLFLHK encoded by the coding sequence atgtccaacagcagctccatcaccgagttcctcctcctggcatttgcagacacacgggagctgcagctcctgcacttcgcgctcttcctgggcatctacctggctgccctcctgggcaacggcctcatcctcaccgccgtagcctgcgaccaccgcctccacacccccatgtacttcttcctcctcaacctcgcccttCTTGAcatgggctgcatctccaccactgtccccaaagccatggccaattccctctgggacaccagggacaTTTCCTACACAGGCTGTGCTGTCcaggtctttttcttcttcttcttgttttcagcagagtattctcttctcactgtcatgtcctatgaccgctacgttgccatctgcaagcccctgcactatgggaccctcctgggcagcagagcttgtgcccagatggcagcagctgcctggggcagtggggttctctgtgctctgctgcacactgccaatacattttccctgcccctctgccaaggcaatgctgtggaccagttcttctgtgaaatcacccagatcctcaagctctcttGTTCACACTCCTACTTCAGAGAACTTTGGGTACTTATGGGTGGTATCTGTTTTGCTtctggctgttttgttttcattcttttctcctaCGTACaaatcttcagggctgtgctgaggatccccagtgagcagggccagcacaaagccttttccacgtgcctctCTCACCTGtttgtggtctccctgtttctcagcactGGCATGTTTGCCTATCTGAAGcccccctctctctcctccccaacCCTGGATCTCttggtggcagttctgtactcggtggtgcccCCAACATTCAATCCCCTCATttacagcatgagaaacaagGAGCTCAAGGGTGCTATTAGGAAAGGAATATCATGGATATTTCTGAATGGTGATAAACTTCCCCTCTTTCTCCACAAATGA
- the LOC137847377 gene encoding olfactory receptor 14A16-like has product MGNQCLQHITGAEPNILLYFPPQTGPHAQRNQMSNSSSISEFLLLAFADTRELQILHFTFFLGIYLAALLGNGLILTAIACDHRLHTPMYFFLLNLALLDLGCISTTVPKAMANSLWDTRAISYAGCAAQVFLFVFLMSAEYSLLTIMAYDRYVAICKPLHYGTLLDNRACAQIAAAAWGSAFLNAVLHITNTFSLSLCQGNAVDQFFCEIPQILKLSCSQSFLSEVWVLMGNLFIDFGCFVFIVLSYVQIIRVVLRMPSEQGRHKAFSMCLPHLAVVSLFLSTAMFTYLKPLSISSPSLDLVVAVLYSVVPPAVNPFIYSMRNQELKVALNKVISLTFFTASKLLICLHN; this is encoded by the exons ATGGGGAACCAATGCTTGCAGCACATTACAGG GGCTGAGCCtaatattttgctgtatttcccTCCTCAGACAGGTCCCCATGCCCAGAGGAAtcaaatgtccaacagcagctccatcagcgagttcctcctcctggcatttgcagacacacgggagctgcagATCCTGCACTTCACattcttcctgggcatctacctggctgccctcctgggcaacggcctcatcctcaccgccaTAGCTTGTGACCACCGACTCCACActcccatgtacttcttcctcctcaacctcgccctcctcgacctgggctgcatctccaccactgtccccaaagccatggccaattccctctgggacaccagggccatttcctatgcaggatgtgctgcacaggtctttctgtttgtctttttgaTGTCAGCAGAGTATtctcttctcaccatcatggcctacgaccgctacgttgccatctgcaaacccctGCACTATGGGACCCTCCTGGACaacagagcttgtgcccagatagcagcagctgcctggggttctgcttttctcaatgctgtgctgcacattaccaatacattttcactgtccctctgccaaggcaatgctgtggaccagttcttctgtgaaatccctcaaatcctcaagctctcctgttcACAGTCCTTCCTCAGTGAAGTTTGGGTTCTTATGGGTAATCTTTTCATCGACTTTGGGTGTTTTGTATTCATTGTGCTCTCCTATGTTCAGATCATCAGGGtcgtgctgaggatgccctctgagcagggacggcacaaagccttctccatgtgcctccctcacctggctgtggtctccctgtttctcagcactgccatgtttacctacctgaagcccctctccatctcctccccatctctggacctggtggtggcagttctgtactcagtggttcccccagcagtgaaccccttcatctacagcatgagaaacCAGGAGCTGAAAGTTGCACTGAACAAAGTGATTTCATTGACATTTTTCACTGCTAGTAAACTTCTCATCTGTCTCCACAACTGA